The window GCCTTTTTTTCCTTTAGGTCCGCCTCCTTGTCGAGGTTGTGGTGACctcttgattttttttaaaacatgcgagattttttttttgaaaaaatcgTTAATTCCTGGAAAAGGCAAACATAACATGAAATATGAAGATTTTTttaaattcacaaacattttttaaagCAGGACCATTTTTAAGGCGGAGAAACGAACATTTTTCGACtttgtgaacaatttttaaaaatggTAACTTGTTTTGATAATTCAAACCCATTTTCAAAAATGTCTTTTTAATCACGAACAttattttgaatttgtgaacatttcaATAAAAAGAATATTTTTCGAATTTCTATTATTTCTAAAATGAATTTTATTTTATAAATCCCAATCAATTTTGgactttttttaaaaaaaatgcgAACATTTTTCAATTGTGAACAAATTTGAAAGTAAAAATTAGTACAAATTGAAAGTTCCAAATATTTTCCAAAttggaacaaattttgaaattctaagattcaataaaaattagtaaaaaattcgaaattttagaaaattaaaaaatatattattaagaaaaggaaaaaataacTTGAAAGGGAAAAatgaaaaatagaaaaagaaCACAGAAAAAATGAAAATGGGCTGGCCCAACAATGGGCGACCGATGGGCAGCTCCAACTATATGCCGCTCTGTGCGACAAATAAGGTTTCCCAGCTGAGTGCGCAGGACTTAAATGGGTGGCTTTTCTGGGCCTTACCGTGTGCGGCCCACGTACGAAATTCTGGACAAgactctttttttcttttctagcAGATGGACCACTAATTAGTACCACCTCgaatataaaaatatattttcggtgatgaacggatgaaaaaattggagaaacgcaccttgctttattagtaggtatagatatagatatagatatagattgATTTTCATGTCATCCAATAAAAATAGTTTATTTACAAATAATAAAATGAGAATACATTTTAATAACCGTATTTTCATTAGAAAATAATCTACCTTTTTAGTATCATTCGGTTGGACCTTAAATATAATAGTATGATGATAACATTTAAATATCATATGACTAAACAAATACCATATTTCTGCTAGAAATATTTGCAGCATCAGTAACATCATTCACAACAGTACATCAATATAAAAAATATTTACAAAATTACACAGCGTCATTTATACCTCAACTTCAATATGAATGTTGTTCCGAATAAAATTAAGCGCCATAATAGTTCAAAAAAATCCGTCAGCATGAACATATCACCAGTAATATATCAATGGAGTCAACCTATTATcacatgaacataaatattagaCACGGATTTTTTTTCTGCTATCAAAAGCATCAAAATGGCACTTTGCATGTATGTGGTCATCACCTCAAAAGGGACATCGAAGATCGAAACACAGTTTCTTCAATCACGTCATCTCCTCATTGTTTGCCACTCAGATGATATTTTTTCACCTAATTACATAAATCATTAAGGATATTAGCATCTAATCTTAATATACAAAACTTAGATTATTGCGACATAAAAAAGTAGACCTACGGTTTCCTAACTATAAAAATTATTAATAACATGATCTACAATACCGTCAAATATTTGTTGTCCAAATTTTGGCTCTAACCCAACCTAAACGTTCAACAGAAGTACTAATTACGACTTAATGACAAAAATAACAACATCTTGCTTGTCAAAAAAATTACTAGTAATGGACATAGCTAACATTGATCTACAACATCTTCAACTTACTCGTGTGCAGAAGTTACTATAAATGCAACATATGTCATCTGAAAACTTTTCTAACTTCTAAGCAGTAAACATCGCATAGATAATGACGAGCTAAAAAACTAACTAATTTGCACCGTGCATGCACAAGAAAATCCATGTATTGCAAAGCTCATACCTTCAACTTCGTAGTTCACTTTGCACGGCAAATCTTACTCTAGAAACTCCAAATGACTTCACAAAGTGATGAAATTATGACTAAAGCAACAGAGAATACATAGTTAGAAActaataaaacaaaacaaaaacatcATGCGTGCGAACGAAACCAACAAAGATGGATAGATCTTACCTTGATCTATCTTTTCTTCAACTAAAACTTCTTCTGAATCGGCTTTCAAATCGCTCAAAATCGTGATCAAAGTAGCTATTTGAGCTGTTTTTCTCAATGTGCTAGGGTACTTAGAGCagagagagcagagaggagaGAGGAGAGGAGTGAGCGGGCTGCTGCGCAAAATGAGGCACTTCCTGCCTCATATAAAGAAACAAACGCGTGTATTCAGAGAGGTGTCGACAGAACGGGACAAAAACCATCAACCGACAGACCGCGGCGCCGTCACGTCGCGCGCAACAGAAACAGTGCTGCCGCCTCGTTGTGTGGCGGCGGAGCACACAGGCAGAGCACCGTTCCGTCGTGGCTCGACAGCTGCCGCGACGAAATCTGTTACACGACGCCCTGCCGCTTGGCCGTGTGGCGGCAGGGGTTAAATATGTTGGGAAACCGGGTCAACCCGGAGGGGCGGCGGCCGCGTGCAAAACGCACGGGCCGGCCCCTCCCGTTTCCCCTCTTTTGTTAAGTGGGTACTTATCCACTTAACCATCTACCCCCTATATAAAGCAACGAGGAGCCATCATTGTAACACCTGATCATTGATTAATAAAGCTGGTCTCCTCTATCTTCCTGTGTCACTTTTACTTTCGCATATTTCGACTACTTCGTCTACGACGCTCGCTCTCGCTCCGCAACCTCGGACCGGACTCGCCGGCGGAGTTGCGGAACACGTTATCAGCACGCTTCGCTCCATCAACTCTCCGTCAAGCCTGCATCACGCAGGCTTTCGTCGATCCCGCGGAGGTATAAGATCCGATCCCCACTTTTTGCAAAAATGGATTCCTCTCGTTACTACGATTCCGTTTTTGCGATTAGATTATTATTCGGATTTGATCTACCTATGGTGTGGATTTTCCTCCCAAGAACCGAGCGGACGAAAACGTCGCCGACCAATGTCGATGTTCTTGGACTACGAGGGACTTGTTGACTGCACTATAGGGAGTCGGTACAGATCGCGACCCCGATGATCGCGGTACCGCCGCAAATGCACCAGATGTGCCATGCGCCGTCGGAGTTCCAGACGAACACGACGAAGATCCGCATCCCGAGGCCGGCGTCCAGATGACGCCGTACCAAGCACGCTGCACCGCGTCCTgctgacgccgccgccgccgtctcgatGGCCGGCTCGACGCCGCGTCGTGTGGCgtggccgccgccgtcgcgccggtCGTCGCCCCGGCCGAGCCCGTGCACggccggctgccgtcgccggggCTCGAGCTGGCCGCCGCGTGCCCAGTTGGCCGCGGCTCCGCGAGTCGCCGCCCGGCTGGCGGTCGCCGCCGCGCTGCCGCGTGTCCAGTTGGCCGCGGCTCCGCGAGTCGCCGCCCGGCTGGCGGTCGCCGCCGCGTGCGCGCCGTCCCGTGGCCGTGCCGCGCGCCCTGGCCGCGCCGCGCCAGTGGCCGTCGCCTCACCCGGCCCTGCTGGCTGCCGGTCATCGCTCCCGCGAGCGCGCGCGACACGCCAGTGGCCGTCGCCTCGCCCGGCCCTGCCCGCTGCAGGTAACCGCTCCCGCGAGTGTGCGCGCCTGGCCAGTGGCCGTCGCCTCGCCTGGCCGCGCCCGCgtgcgagccgccgccgccgctcggctgccaggggaaaccctagcgcCGTTTGCGTGCAGGAGGCAGCGCCGCGCATGGGCCGGCCCGCTCGCTCCTGGGCCGGATGGGCCCCGGTTGAGGGGATGCCTCCTCTAAAAAAAAGCGAAGGCGCTGGCTGCTGGGCCTAGATGGGCCGCGCGCCATGGGGCTCTAAAAAAATGAAGAGGGGCGCCGGCTGTCGCGTAAAAATTGCGGTTTAGCCCCTGTATTTTTCAGTTTTCGCGCGATTTTTTTTATTCATGCAGCAATTTTTCGCGTAGACCCCCTGGGAATGTCTGTTTTCGCTGAAAATGCGTATTTAGGCTTAAAAATACTTCGGGAATTCAATTTTTGGGCTATTTTTCACATACTAGATGCGCTTAACATGTTATTTTTTGTAACATGATATTATTGTATGATTTTACTGCTGTAGATTAATTGTTTAGCACTCTTAATCATTTAGTAAGTCATATAATAGCATGTTTTAAATATTGGAACGTCATTTTATTGAATAAGTTTATCAACATCGCTTTGTGCAAAAGATTACCTGCTGTAATCTCATGATTTTTGCATAAATCGCAGATGGCCGGAATTGTCCACAAGGAGTTTCCTGAGTTGGCCCAGACAGGGCTGAACTACCTGTCATGGTCCTCGGACTGCGAGATCTTTCTCCAGGGCAAAACCCTCCTGAGGGCGATCGGTAAGGGGGCCCAGCTGGCCGTCACTGATCCCAAGTTCGAGACTGAGAATGCGCAAGCTCTGCACTTTCTCCGTCATCACCTGTCACCTACTCTGAAAGATGAGTATATGGCTGAGCGCAGTGCTTCTGGCCTTTGGACCGCTCTTAAGCAGCGGTTTGAGCGGCTGAAGTACACTGTGAAGCCACGTGCGGAGGCAGAGTGGATCCGTATGAGGTTTGCGGACTTCAAGACGGTTGGGGAGTACAATTCGGCTCTGCACCGGATTTGTACGACTCTTCGGTTGTGTGGTACTGAGATTACCGACTCCCAGAAGATTGAGAAAACCCTATCCACTTTCCACCCCGACGCGGTCCAGTCCTCACGGAACTACCGCCAGGGGAACTACACGAGGTATTCAGAGTTGATTGACGTCCTCTAGGTGGCGGAGGCGCAAGACGAGGTTCTCAAAAAGAACTTTGTCGCGCAACCACTTGGGGGAGTTCTCGCCAGGAGGTGAACGCTCTCAAAGTCCGCAAGCCTCAACAGAAGAAGAGGGGCCGGAAGGGCAAGAAGAAGGGCCCTCACCCCCCCCGCCCCGGCTAAGCAGAACAAGCCGGGCAAGGGAGGGCAAAGGCCTCAGGACTGCTTCCGTTGTGGCTCGGTGGAGCATTTCTCCCGCCAGTGCCGCGCACCACAGGAGGTCGTTGCTGCATATAAGGCTCGGAAGGCGCGTGAGACGCACCTCGCCTTGGTTCAGGAGGGAGCTCCACCGGCGCCCATGGCGGCACCCGTGATGATTGCTACTCCCCCTGCTGCGCCTATAGAGGCGACCCCCGTGGTGCCCATCGCGGCAGCTTTGGCGGTCTCTACCGAGGCCCACGTCGCCATGGAGGTTGACCACATGGCCGCCTCGGCGGCGCCGCCACTAGACATTGATGCTGCCTCCAAGATAATTTCTGAGGAGGATCAGCTCACTAGTATGGAGATTGCGGCGGAAGTGAATGGCTTCTTCACCGAGTCCACTTAGCATACCTCTTTGGTTATCACGATTCCGTGCTTTGATACAATAAAATTGAATAAATTCGATTTGGTTGTAAGCTCTATGAGAGCATAAACTTATTCTTTACTTTGGCGATTGGATGACATTTATTCATTTATTCCATTATTTATACATGATAGCATGTTATGTTCTGAGATGTGTGCATTTATTTTTAATGTATTTTCTTCCTCATTACATTAATTAGATGTCATATTTTAGAACGCGTGTGGCGCCCGAATGGAGGAAACGTGCCTTGCCGATAGCGCCACCACTCATACCATTTTACGAGAAACTAAGTACTTTGAGTCCATTAAAAAATCTCCGGGAAGTATTATGACAATCGCCGGCTGCGGTTCTCACATAGTTGGCTCCGGACGAGCCACTATTATACTCCCCATGGGAACAACTTTGCTCATTAATGATGCGTTGTTGTACCCGGAGTCGACTCGTACTCTATTGAGCTTTAGAGACATCCGCGCTAATGGTTTCCATGTTGAGACCGATGATGAAAACGGCAAGGAATGCCTACTCATCACAAAGCGGGATGAAGGTGGTAAACATGTTATCAAAAGGCTTCCTTCGTTTGACACAGGGCTATACTACACTAAGATAGTAGCACCGCCCGTGTACACTACCCTCAAGACCGTCTTTAGACGCTCTGAACTCTTCTGCCTCTGGCACGATAGGTTAGGCCACCCCGGACTTAGGATGATGAGAAATATAATTAACAACTCGCATGGCCATAATGTTAACGTAAAGAACTTCCCGAATCCTGATGATTTCGTGTGCTCCGCATGCGCTAAGGGGAAGTTAGTCATTAGGCCATCACCCCTCAAGGTGAGGGATGAAATCCCCGCGTTCTTGGAACGTATCCAAGGGGACATATGCGGTCCAATTCAGCCCCTCACGGGGCCGTTTCGGTACTTCATGGTGCTCATTGATGCTTCCTCTAAATGGTCCAATGTTTGCCTGCTGTCAACAAGGAACCATGCCTTTGCAAAATTGATCTCACAGATCATCCAAATGTGGAATAATTTCCCGGATTATCGTATAAAGTCTATTCGAATGGACAACGCCGGAGAATTTACTTCAAAGGCGTTTGATGATTATTGCATGGCAATGGGAATCAAAGTTGAGCACTCGGTACCACATGTTCATACACAAAATGGACTTGCCGAGGCATTGattaaaagaattaaattcatTGCCCGACCGCTCCTTCAGGGTTGTAATTTACCAACTACATGTTGGGCCCACGCGGTGTTACACGCGGCTAATCTCATCAACTTTCGACCGTCGGCCTACAACATCCACTCTCCTGTTCAACTTGCGCAAGGGTCGGCACCGAAAATTTCCCACCTTCGTAGGTTCGGTTGCCAGGTATATGTACCAATACCACCCCCTCAGCGATCGGCGATGGGCCCGCTCCATAAGTCGGGGATATACGTTGGTTATGAGACTGTGTCCATAATCAGGTATCTGGACCCCATGACAGGAGACTGTCACACGGCTCGTTTTGCTGATTGCATTTTTGACGAGGATCTTTTCCCGACTTTAGGGGGAGAGAATCAACCCCTTGATGCTAAAAGTCGAGAAATCACGTGGCAGGCCACGGGGATCCACGCTCATGACCCGCGCACTGCTGAGACTGAGAGAGAAGTCCAAAGATAATAGATTTGCAGTCTTTAGCAAATCAACTGCCCAACCACTTTAGTGACTTAAAGACTGTGACAAAATCGCATGTGCACGCGCGCAATGCACCGGAAAGGGTTGAAATACCGAAGAAAAATGATGGTATGCCCGCTCCCGTCCAAAGGCCTAAAAGGACGAGAAATCCGGCTTCTCAAATCCCAAGTACTCGGGGACGCCCGACGAAAAAGGATAAGAGAGATTTATCACAGCCTGTCACCAAAGTACCCCAAATTGAAACGGGGAGCCAGTCGAGACCTGGCACAAGTATGGAAAATTCAGTGCACGAAATTCCGGACTTAAACTTTCCCATAGGGGAAACACCCAGCGGAGATGTGAGCGCACACATCGGCGCGGGAAATCTAAAGGACCTTGCTCCCATAATGGGAAATTTGGTAGAGCAAGTGTTTGCGCCTGATGCGCTCCATGACGAAATGGCCATAAATTATATTTATACGGGGGAGTCCCTGAACCGAGCAACGGTGATTGTCGACATCAACTTTGCTACGAAAATTGCCTCAATCATAGATCTTGACCCTGAGCCTAACACGCTCGCTGATTGCAAGAAAAGGTCGGATTGGAAAGATTGGCAGCAGGCAATTACCGCCGAATTATTATCTCTCAACAAAAGGAAGGTGTTCGGACCAGTTTGTCGAACTCCTCCCCACATTCGCCCTGTTGGCCATAGGTGGGTTTTTGTTCGAAAGAGAGATGAAAATAATAAGGTAGTACGGTACAAAGCAAGGCTCGTTGCTCAAGGGTTCACCCAACGACCAGGTGTCGATTTTGAGGAGACTTATTCCCCAGTCATGGATGGAGTTACCTTTAGATACTTGATCTCGATGGCAGTAAATATGGGCTTGAAAATGAAACTAATGGATGTTGTCACTGCTTACCTATATGGTAACTTGGATTCGAACATATACATGAAGGTTCCAGAAGGTATCCCTGTTCCGAACCATGATAGAGCAAATAGGGGTCTATACAGTGTTCAACTTCAAAAGGCACTGTACGGACTCAGACAGCCCGGTAGAATGTGGTACAATCGCTTAAGTGATTTCCTTCATGAGAAGGGC is drawn from Aegilops tauschii subsp. strangulata cultivar AL8/78 chromosome 1, Aet v6.0, whole genome shotgun sequence and contains these coding sequences:
- the LOC141032179 gene encoding uncharacterized protein, which produces MAGIVHKEFPELAQTGLNYLSWSSDCEIFLQGKTLLRAIGKGAQLAVTDPKFETENAQALHFLRHHLSPTLKDEYMAERSASGLWTALKQRFERLKYTVKPRAEAEWIRMRFADFKTVGEYNSALHRICTTLRLCGTEITDSQKIEKTLSTFHPDAVQSSRNYRQGNYTRYSELIDVL